From one Streptomyces sp. SCSIO 30461 genomic stretch:
- a CDS encoding type VII secretion protein, whose product MPTSTPESVPTVDPRLAAALSRPVHGESAVRRTGRSLRKLASSASQEVFEQTQLARDVQQPVTTGRVIAVTSIRGGVGKTTISALLARTYSRYRHDPVLALEADAALGTLPVRLGAETVRWSCTDLAGILEPSMLLTDVTGYLVPVTGGGWLLPAGQGRIGPPLEVATYLSVSLALRRYFGVTVVDCESLPGEVARTAIGTAHSRVLVVPATAEGVDGTRQVLDWLAHLPAPTLAHTAVALCESSPHIRLDVKAAMGYLRETGVSVVHVPYDRHLGAGGPIVNSMLSQATSQAAVQLAAEALRFAVRTP is encoded by the coding sequence GTGCCCACCTCCACTCCGGAGTCGGTGCCCACGGTTGATCCCCGCCTGGCTGCGGCCCTGTCGCGGCCGGTGCATGGTGAGTCGGCGGTCCGCCGCACGGGCCGTTCCTTGCGCAAGCTGGCCTCGTCCGCGTCCCAGGAGGTGTTCGAGCAGACGCAGTTGGCCCGCGATGTGCAGCAGCCGGTGACCACCGGCCGGGTTATCGCGGTGACGTCGATCCGGGGTGGTGTGGGCAAGACAACCATTTCGGCGTTGCTGGCCCGGACGTACAGCCGTTACAGGCATGACCCGGTGCTGGCCCTGGAGGCGGACGCCGCGCTCGGTACTCTGCCGGTGCGTCTTGGCGCGGAGACGGTGCGTTGGTCGTGTACGGATCTGGCCGGGATTCTTGAGCCGTCGATGCTGCTCACGGATGTGACTGGCTATCTGGTGCCGGTGACGGGCGGGGGTTGGTTGTTGCCGGCCGGGCAGGGGCGGATCGGGCCGCCGCTGGAGGTGGCGACGTATCTGAGTGTGAGCCTCGCCCTGCGCCGTTACTTCGGGGTGACGGTGGTGGACTGCGAGTCGCTGCCCGGAGAGGTGGCGCGCACCGCGATAGGCACCGCGCACTCCCGGGTGCTCGTGGTGCCGGCGACCGCGGAGGGCGTCGACGGAACCCGGCAGGTCCTCGACTGGCTGGCCCACCTGCCCGCGCCGACGCTCGCCCACACGGCGGTCGCCCTGTGTGAGAGCTCCCCGCACATCCGTCTCGATGTGAAGGCCGCTATGGGATATCTGCGCGAGACCGGGGTGTCCGTGGTGCACGTGCCCTATGACAGGCATCTGGGCGCGGGCGGCCCGATTGTCAACTCGATGCTTTCGCAGGCCACGTCGCAGGCGGCCGTCCAACTGGCTGCCGAGGCTTTGCGGTTCGCGGTGAGGACGCCATGA
- a CDS encoding immunity 49 family protein — protein sequence MTVRVMRHGAPGPDDEAYADGLKEGLIETISALGHSPRMFPIALDQADMHVRARLAVNPDASDLRTWEAVVTEMQLGSALFATASRSEGEVLCRIHDEMRTIPATGPQYYTHAGNWLTAFWLAIVCREQGRMTQLCEFPLEVLRDSEKKYDEYLYLWIDVLQAYWLERPGLGEKLIATIEASASDCVRIADPDMLDKILYQPISLFHRFLRKDHDGFNRVLVEALELHKSFWTESEEREEAVDGYLSLGLLAISCLAYDAGFPIDVESDYIPSELLKRAWLGEFPT from the coding sequence ATGACGGTGAGGGTGATGCGGCATGGCGCCCCCGGGCCCGATGATGAAGCCTACGCTGACGGCCTGAAAGAAGGGCTCATCGAGACGATCTCTGCACTAGGGCATTCTCCGCGAATGTTTCCCATCGCGCTCGATCAGGCGGATATGCATGTTCGTGCTCGTTTGGCGGTGAATCCAGACGCTTCCGACCTCCGCACCTGGGAGGCTGTGGTTACGGAGATGCAGCTGGGCTCTGCGTTGTTCGCGACAGCGAGTCGGAGCGAGGGTGAGGTTCTGTGCCGCATTCACGACGAGATGCGAACAATCCCGGCGACGGGTCCGCAGTACTATACCCATGCCGGTAACTGGCTTACCGCTTTTTGGCTGGCCATCGTGTGCCGAGAACAGGGGCGGATGACGCAGCTCTGCGAATTTCCACTGGAAGTGCTGCGTGATTCTGAGAAGAAGTACGACGAGTACCTGTACCTCTGGATCGATGTACTTCAAGCTTACTGGCTGGAGCGTCCAGGGCTCGGTGAGAAGTTGATCGCCACGATCGAAGCCTCTGCCTCGGACTGTGTCCGTATCGCAGATCCGGACATGTTGGACAAGATCCTCTATCAGCCGATCAGCCTGTTCCATCGTTTCCTGCGCAAGGATCATGATGGTTTCAATCGGGTTCTGGTCGAGGCCCTGGAGTTGCATAAGTCGTTCTGGACGGAATCAGAGGAGCGAGAAGAAGCCGTCGACGGCTACCTCTCCCTTGGCTTGCTCGCTATCTCTTGCCTCGCATACGATGCGGGATTTCCTATTGATGTCGAATCGGACTACATCCCGAGCGAGCTGCTCAAGCGGGCGTGGCTTGGTGAGTTTCCCACGTGA
- a CDS encoding DUF6507 family protein has product MTKWDIDPVGVLATLSTTGEAAGRLESAFDSMMKDLASAAASAGTVLAGGDYNPAAGPVVAGAVRPNVTKQPMIGPVVPGTTRPEVAVSAPAIGPVGAALNAYLEARIAKMSSMAARTGNAVKGAAEATSHYQHGNLTMADNAQEEVVRAPETLDMPGADRRGVR; this is encoded by the coding sequence GTGACGAAGTGGGATATTGATCCGGTCGGTGTGCTGGCCACCCTGTCGACGACGGGAGAGGCGGCCGGCCGCCTGGAGAGCGCGTTCGACTCGATGATGAAGGACCTCGCGAGTGCCGCGGCCTCTGCGGGCACCGTCCTTGCGGGTGGCGACTACAACCCGGCGGCGGGTCCGGTCGTTGCGGGAGCGGTGCGGCCCAACGTGACGAAGCAGCCCATGATCGGCCCCGTGGTGCCGGGCACCACCCGGCCCGAGGTGGCGGTGTCCGCCCCGGCGATCGGCCCGGTCGGGGCGGCGTTGAACGCCTACCTTGAGGCCCGGATCGCGAAGATGTCGTCGATGGCCGCACGCACCGGCAATGCCGTCAAGGGTGCCGCCGAGGCCACCAGCCACTACCAGCATGGCAACCTCACGATGGCGGACAACGCCCAGGAAGAGGTGGTGCGGGCACCCGAGACGCTCGACATGCCAGGCGCGGACCGTCGGGGGGTGCGGTGA
- a CDS encoding pore-forming ESAT-6 family protein, whose translation MPNLDRNSYDIAASTEVQGSLLAIVGRLELVLGDRDAAVKAAMAEFQADGVSEEYHGKEVRWNKAANEVREIIKLVRSTLEQNDETARSTLARAKAAVDGIG comes from the coding sequence ATGCCTAACCTGGATCGCAACTCGTACGACATCGCCGCTTCGACCGAAGTGCAGGGCAGCCTGCTGGCGATCGTGGGCCGCCTGGAGCTGGTGCTCGGCGACCGTGATGCCGCGGTGAAGGCCGCGATGGCCGAGTTCCAGGCCGACGGGGTCTCCGAGGAGTACCACGGCAAGGAAGTCCGCTGGAACAAGGCGGCCAACGAGGTGCGCGAGATCATCAAGCTGGTGCGTTCCACGCTGGAGCAGAACGACGAGACCGCCCGCTCGACGCTGGCGAGGGCGAAGGCCGCGGTCGACGGCATCGGCTGA
- the eccD gene encoding type VII secretion integral membrane protein EccD — protein MGVVSVAGRAGLSRVTLVGERLRIDLVLPSDEPIGRLLPEVLRLLDDRVGGRPSGRHLVTVDGSALAYGSTLASAGVADGAVLRLVRAEDAPSAPVVHDVTDEVAEDLGLRTWRWRPAARRVTAGAAVVLWALGAGVLARGEFGLSAVAGVLLVVAVMAVAGGALCGRAGRRGLATTLVIAGGALAVLGSWTLADAQMWSGVARLTVVAAAVVVALLLLGWVSPLGRGGLIGAGAVAAFAVCWGGVAALQGGASTAGEQARVGAVLAAVSVVALGVLPRVALMASGLSGLDDRRLGGVSVSRHEVGSALTATHRGLVLATIVTAGSSAAAVVFLLRTPTAWTVPLAVITAVVLILRARAFPLIAEVVVLLLAGSAAAFELVSVWLRHAEAAVGPLTVLTAFAVVPLVVLAVEPAEHVRVRLRRLGDLLETVGVIALFPLVIGVFGVYGRLLDSF, from the coding sequence ATGGGGGTTGTGAGTGTCGCGGGCCGGGCGGGGTTGAGCCGGGTCACGCTTGTCGGTGAGCGTCTGCGCATTGATCTGGTGCTGCCCTCGGACGAGCCGATCGGGCGGCTTTTGCCGGAAGTTCTGCGGTTGTTGGACGACCGGGTGGGTGGGCGGCCGTCGGGTCGGCACCTGGTGACGGTGGATGGTTCCGCGCTCGCGTATGGCAGCACGCTTGCTTCGGCAGGGGTGGCCGATGGTGCGGTGTTGCGGCTGGTGCGGGCGGAGGATGCGCCGTCGGCTCCTGTGGTGCATGACGTCACTGATGAGGTGGCTGAGGACTTGGGGCTGCGGACCTGGCGTTGGCGGCCCGCAGCACGGCGGGTGACTGCCGGGGCCGCGGTGGTGCTGTGGGCGCTGGGCGCCGGGGTGCTTGCGCGCGGTGAGTTCGGGCTGTCAGCGGTCGCTGGTGTGTTGCTGGTGGTCGCTGTCATGGCCGTGGCCGGCGGGGCGCTCTGCGGTCGGGCCGGGCGGCGTGGGCTGGCCACCACGTTGGTCATCGCCGGTGGGGCGCTCGCCGTGCTCGGGTCCTGGACGCTGGCTGATGCACAGATGTGGTCGGGTGTTGCCCGGCTGACGGTTGTTGCCGCGGCTGTGGTGGTGGCGCTGTTGCTGTTGGGCTGGGTTTCCCCGCTGGGGCGGGGCGGGCTGATCGGTGCCGGTGCGGTGGCCGCCTTCGCGGTCTGCTGGGGCGGTGTGGCGGCTTTGCAGGGTGGGGCTTCGACCGCGGGTGAGCAGGCCAGAGTGGGGGCCGTGCTGGCCGCTGTTTCCGTGGTGGCGCTGGGGGTGCTGCCGCGCGTGGCGTTGATGGCTTCCGGACTGTCGGGGCTCGATGACCGTCGGTTGGGCGGGGTTTCGGTGAGCCGCCACGAGGTGGGCAGCGCCCTGACGGCCACCCACCGAGGCTTGGTGCTGGCCACGATCGTCACGGCGGGGTCCTCGGCTGCCGCCGTTGTCTTCCTCTTGCGGACGCCCACTGCGTGGACCGTTCCATTGGCTGTGATCACCGCGGTGGTGCTCATTCTGCGGGCACGGGCCTTCCCGCTGATCGCCGAGGTGGTGGTGCTCCTGCTGGCAGGGAGCGCGGCGGCTTTCGAGCTCGTCAGCGTGTGGCTGCGGCATGCCGAGGCCGCGGTCGGTCCGCTCACGGTGCTCACGGCCTTTGCGGTGGTGCCGTTGGTGGTGTTGGCGGTGGAGCCTGCCGAACATGTCCGGGTACGGTTGCGCCGGTTGGGTGATCTGCTGGAGACGGTGGGTGTGATTGCTCTGTTCCCGCTGGTCATCGGGGTGTTTGGTGTGTACGGGCGTTTGCTCGACAGTTTCTGA